One stretch of Lysobacter sp. KIS68-7 DNA includes these proteins:
- a CDS encoding DUF1428 domain-containing protein has translation MYIDGYVLPVPKAKLAAYKKMAKKAAAVWKEYGAIEIVESVEDDVQPGKVTSFPQAVKRKTGEVVVFSWIIYKTKAARNRINKQVMKDPRLAAMMTNPKDLPFDGKRMFWGGFKPMVWE, from the coding sequence ATGTACATCGATGGCTATGTCCTGCCCGTGCCCAAAGCGAAGCTCGCGGCCTACAAGAAGATGGCCAAGAAGGCCGCCGCCGTATGGAAGGAATACGGCGCCATCGAGATCGTCGAGAGCGTCGAAGACGATGTGCAACCCGGCAAGGTCACCAGTTTCCCGCAGGCCGTGAAGCGCAAGACCGGCGAGGTCGTGGTCTTCTCCTGGATCATCTACAAGACGAAGGCCGCGCGGAATCGCATCAACAAGCAGGTCATGAAGGACCCGCGACTGGCCGCCATGATGACGAATCCCAAGGACCTGCCCTTCGACGGCAAGCGCATGTTCTGGGGCGGCTTCAAGCCGATGGTGTGGGAATGA